The genomic DNA GGCATCCTGTTGTGATTTATTGAAGCGGTGTACCTCATCAACAAACAGCACCGTCCCCTTGCCCTGCACCCGCGCCTGCTTTGCCTGGTCAACACTGGCGCGAATCTCTTTGACCCCTGAGAGTACAGCGGAGAGAGTAAGAAAGAGTACCTGCGCCCTATTGGCAATCATGCGTGCAAGGGTAGTTTTACCGGTGCCGGGCGGCCCCCAGAATATCATTGAGTGGAGAGAGCCGGACTCTACCGCCTGACGCAGCGGCTTCCCCTCCCCCAAAAGGTGTTGCTGACCAAAATACTCATCCAGATCAGTGGGGCGTAAACGATCAGCTAAAGGTGCGTTGTCATTTTCGGTACTGGAAAAAAGATCATCCATCAAGCTCAGTCCAGATCGCCCACAACATCCACACCCTCGGGCACCTCAAACTCGAAAATTGCCGCAGGCAATGGTTTGTTACGCACCACATTACTGAGGGTGATCGTCGTCAGCTGATTAAAACTATCCTGCAACATCATCACGCTTAACTCACCCTCAAGAAAACCGAGTTGCATACGCACAAAGCTCCCCTCTTTGTTACGCGGCAATAACGCCACCCACTGCATGCCATCATGGGGTTCAAGCTCAATAATATTAAAACTCTCATCAAGGTCACCCGCGCCACTCAGAACAACGGCAGGGGTTTGCCCAAATGCATCATCTATTTTTTTGATGGTCACTTGCTCCAAGTCAACATCGTAGAGAGTCAATTTATGGTGGTCAGCCATAATCATCTGTTCGTAGGGCGCGTGATAGTTCCAGCGAAACTGGCCGGGGCGTTGAATGTATACCTTGCCAAATGCGTGCTGTCTCACTTCCCCTTTTTCGCTCACCAGCCGCTGTTCAAAATCAGCTTGCAACGTTTTCACTTGCTGGTGAAATGCATCCAGCTGGCTCCTCGCCTCACCCGCCCATGCCGTTGAAAATAGAGGTGTAACCGCCAACAGTGTGATAAATATTATTTTCAATCTCAACCCTCCGGTGGTGGCGGTGCCAACACCTCTCGATTACCATTTGATTGTGGTGGAGAGATAACACCACTGCGCTCCATCTCTTCCACTAAATTAGCCGCTCGGTTATAACCCACTTTTAGCCGCCGTTGTACCGATGAGATGGATGCTTTACGACTCTGGGTAACAAAAAACACCGCTTCATCATATAGCGCATCGCCCTCACTCTCCCCCTGATAACTTTCACCCGGTATCGTTTCACCACCGGTATCACCCGCCAAAATATCTTCGTTGTAATGAGTGCCACCTCGTTTTTTAAGGTCATCCACTACCCGGTGAACCTCATGATCATCTACAAAAGCACCGTGCACACGCACCGGAATACTGGTTCCGGGGGGTTGGTACAACATATCACCATTACCCAGCAGCGACTCGGCCCCCATTTGGTCAAGAATAGTTCGTGAATCTATTTTTGATGAAACCTGAAACGCAATACGGGTCGGTACATTAGCCTTAATAAGACCCGTTAACACATCCACTGAAGGGCGTTGTGTCGCCAAAATCAGGTGGATACCCGCTGCACGTGCCTTCTGCGCCAGCCGGGCAATCAACTCCTCCACCTTTTTCCCCACCACCATCATCATATCTGCCAACTCATCGATGATCACAACGATATAAGGCATTGTTTCCAATAGCGGAGCCTCTTCTGGCACATCGGGCAGCGCGGGTTTAAACAGCGGGTCAGTGAGAGGCTCTCCTGCCGCAAGGGCCTCTTTTATTTTTTTATTGGCACCGCCAATATTACGCACCCCGAGCTTGGCCATCATTTTATAGCGGCGCTCCATCTCGGCTACACACCAGCGCAAAGCGTTAGCCGCTTCTTTCATGTCGGTAACCACCGGCGACAACAGGTGCGGAATACCCTCATAGATAGAGAGCTCCAACATTTTTGGATCAACCATAATCAGACGCACATCATCGGGAGTCGATTTGAACAGTAGACTGAGGATCATGGTGTTCACCGCCACCGACTTACCCGAGCCAGTGGTACCCGCCACCAACAGATGGGGCATTTTAGCCAAATCTGCCACCACCGGCTGGCCGTTAATATCTTTGCCCAGTGCCAGCGTTAGCGGCGAACTCATCTTGTCATACGCCTCTGATTGCAGGGTTTCACTCAAATAGACCATTTCACGATGTTGGTTGGGTATCTCCAAGCCAATGGTCGTCTTGCCAGCAATCACCTCCACAATACGCACGCTCTCAGTCGAGAGTGCCCGTGCCAGATCTTTCGACAACCCGGTAATCCGGCTCACTTTGATGCCTGGTGCAGGTTGCAGTTCGAAGCGGGTAATCACCGGCCCCGGTGTCACCGCAACCACTTCAACCTCAATACCAAAATCTGCCAACTTGATCTCCACCAGTCGGGATAGCCCTTCCAGTGATTCAACCGACACCACATGCTTGGGTGGTTGTGCATCATCCAGCAGCGCCAATGCAGGCAAACTACCGACACTCGGCAACTCATTAAACAGCGGAACCTGCTTCTCTTTTTCCAGCCGTTCGCTCACCTTGACCGGCGCGATCAGCGGCTCAATGCGCACCTCCGGCTTATCTTTTCGTTTTTCAATTTTTAATTTCACCGTCACTTCACGCATTTTACGCACTCTGCGTGCCGCAAAGCGCTCACGTAGATCGCTGTACTTAAAACGCAACCAACTCATGCCACAGAGCGCAAAACGCCCAATGGTATCCATCAGCCAGAGCCAGGAGAGTGAAGTAAAAAAGGTGACACCCGCCAGAAAAAGTGCCAGAAAAAAGAGAGTAGCGCCCAAAAAACTAAAGGAGCTTATCAAGAGACTCGAGACCAGCTCACCCAGTATGCCACCGGCACCCAATGGCATACTCCCCACACCGACCACAAAGTGCATGGCCGCCAACCCGGAACCTGCACCCAGTGTTAACGCAAAGCCAAAAAGGCGAATCGAAAGTTCGCGACCATCTAGGCGATGCTGCTGCACCTCACCCTTAAACAGCACCCAAGCCAGAAAAGCCACCATAATGGGAACTAAATAGGCAAGATAACCGACCAAAAGCAGCGATAAATCGGCAAACCATGCACCCACCACACCACCCAGATTGGCAATCGCACCCACCTGCTTGCTGTGAGACCAGCCGGGGTCATCACTGCTATAGCTCAGCAGCGAGACCAGTAAATATAAGGCAATCGCACCCACCACAAACAGCGCACTCTCACGCACACGCCGGCTCGTCCGCATCGTCTCACCGCTCTCTTCACTGCTTTTCAGGCTACCCTGGGCCAAGGAGACTCCTCAAATTTACTATCACCAATAATCGTTCCAATTCTATCACACGCCAATCACTTCGCGACACAGCCCTTTACAAGGGTTAAGAGATTCCTCACATCAATGACTTCTCTGCTTTACCCCTGCCACTGCATCTCGTAACATAAAAGTGCTATAGCGCAACCCATCCCCCTTACCACTATCGAACGGAGAACATCCATGAGCGACGCCAAACACAGCCGCCTGCTGATCTTAGGCTCCGGCCCGGCAGGTTATACCGCCGCCGTCTACGCTGCCCGCGCCAACCTGAACCCTGTCATCATTACGGGTATGCAGCAAGGTGGACAGTTAACCACCACCACCGATGTCGATAACTGGCCAGGGGATCACGATGGGGTGATGGGGCCGGAGTTGATGGTGCGCATGCAAAAACACGCCGAACGCTTTGGCACCGAAATCATCTTTGATCACATCAACGAAGTCGACCTGAAATCCCGCCCGTTCACCCTGAAAGGCGACGAAGCAACTTATAGCTGTGATGCATTAATTATCGCTACCGGTGCCTCCGCCCGCTATTTGGGCCTCGACTCTGAGGAGAAGTTCAAAGGCCGTGGGGTTTCCGCCTGTGCAACTTGTGATGGATTCTTCTATAAAAACAAAGAAATAGCGGTAATTGGCGGGGGTAACACCGCCGTTGAAGAGGCACTCTACCTCTCAAATATCGCCTCCAAGGTGACCATTATTCACCGCCGTGACTCATTCAGTTCCGAGAAAATACTGATCGATAAAGTCATGGAAAAAGCCAAAAATGGCAACATTCATATCGAGTGGAACAGCGAACTTGATGAAGTACTGGGCGATGAAATGGGGGTAACCGGCATTCGGATTAAAAACAAAGAGGGTGCCACCCAGGATATTTCGGTTATGGGGCTCTTTGTCGCCATTGGCCACTCGCCCAACACCGCTATTTTTGATGGCCAGCTGGCGATGGAGCACGGTTACCTATCAGTCAAAGGCGGCAGCGAAGGCAACGCCACTCAAACCAGCATAGAAGGTGTCTATGCAGCCGGTGATGTCGCAGACCACATCTACCGTCAAGCCATCACCTCTGCAGGTACCGGCTGCATGGCGGCACTCGATGCCGAGCGCTTTCTTGATTCGCTGGAAAAATAGCCGCCAAAAATAGGACAACTTCGCATCGCTTGGGTATTTTTTGTACTACATGCACCCATAGCGGCGCTCTATAGCCTTTAAAAGCCTCAGCTGAGTGCGCAAAAGAGGCGTAACATATTGGCGTACCTGATAAAACGGAAAAACGTGCCAGGTACGCCAAAAGGTTGTTTAAGCTTTCGCGACCCCATTGAGGTTTCCAGGATAATCAAGGCATGAGTGATCAACTGCATATCGGCCCACCCTTTTTACTGCACCAGCACCACACGATCTTTCCAGACCCCAACCTTGCACTAACAGAACCCGATGGCCTGCTGGCAGTGGGTGGCGACCTGAGCCGCAAACGGCTGCTCAGCGCCTATCAACAAGGTGTTTTTCCTTGGTTCAGCGACCAACAACCGATTCTCTGGTGGTCGCCTGATCCACGCTGTGTTGTCTACCCGCAACAACTCAAAGTGTCACGTTCAATGAATAAAACACTACGAAAAGGTGAATACACCATCACCCTGGATAACGCCTTTGAGCACGTCATGCGCGAATGCGCTGCCCCCCGTGGCGATCAACAGGGAACCTGGATTACCGATGAGATGTTTCAAGCCTACTCTGAACTTCACCGCCAAGGAGATGCTCACTCAGCAGAGTGTTGGTATCAAGATGAATTAGTGGGCGGCTTATACGGCATCGCAATCGGACGGGTTTTCTTTGGAGAGTCGATGTTCAGCCGTCGCAGCAATGCCTCCAAAGCCGCCTTTATCAGCCTGGTTCAACAACTGATTGATTGGGGATATCAACTCATCGACTGCCAACTGCAGAGCGACCACCTTATGAGCCTAGGTGCCGTCGTCATCCCCCGCGCAACCTTCCTGCAGCAGCTCCACATGCACTGCCAGCAACAGCCCAATGAAAACGCTTGGAGAAAAAAGTAGATGCCCCGCTCCCTGCCTCTACTGCTTAGCCCAGCACACCCCTGCAACTATCTTGCTAACAAACAATCCAGCACCCTGTTTATTGACCCCGAAATACCCATCAATACCACCCTCTACAGCCAACTGGCCCAACAAGGCTTTCGTCGTAGCGGAGACCATATCTATCGGCCTCACTGCGCCGCGTGCCAAGCATGCAAAGCCATCCGGCTCACAGTGGCAGATTTCCAGCCAAGCCGACAGCAGCGGCGCACCTGGAATAGAAATCGAGATCTAACCACCACAGCAACCACAACACCCGATCGGCAAGAGCACCTTGCGCTGTTTAAACGCTACGTCCAAACCCGCCACCCAAACGGTGGCATGGATGACATGACAGGGGACGCTCCCTTTGAATTCCTTCAAAACTCCTGGGAGAAGACCTTCTTCTACGAGTTTCGTGATCAACAAGGTGCTTTGCTCTCCGTAGCCGTCTCTGACCCACTATTAGATGGGCTATCCGCTGTCTATAGCTACTTTGAGCCAAACCAATCAAAACGCAGCCTAGGGGTAATGAGCGTATTGTGGCAAATAGAGCAAGCCCGACAAATGTCACTCCCTTACCTCTATCTGGGCTACTGGGTTCAGGGCTGTCGGAAAATGAGCTACAAAACCAACTACCAACCACTACAGTGGTTCAATGGTGAAAAGTGGCATGCGCTGCCCTCCGGTATTTGTCAAGATAGTTGTCCAGCGCTCTGCTGATTTTCCTCTAATTCCAGGCCCTTTTTTACCCTAATTTTCTGGGTTCAACCACACTTCACTGACGGCGGCCCAATTTCGGATTTCTCGACTCCAGCGTTCCGGGTTTCGTTGCTTGGCCGCTTCATAGATCGCTTTTCGCTTAGCCAATATCGTTAGCTCTTCGCCGTTGATGGAAGCTGAGAAGCCAAGGCTTGGTCGACCAGTGACCTTACTGGTTATCTGCCGACCGCTTGTTAAGCAGATATCCCCAGACCTCGGTACCCCCTTGTGGGGTGTACTTTCCCTGCACCCCAAGAGCACTTTGTCACTGCGTCCGGCTTGACCACCATGGAGGGTGGGAATGCAGATATTGCAGGGAGCAAACTATCTGCCCTTCACACCGCCCCTCACGGGTTGGCCCTTGCCATTCGCTAGTCGTTATCGTCTACTAACCACACGGTGTTCGACGATGATCTTCCTACAGAGGACTTTCACCTCATTAGTTCACGCCCATGCTGGGCGTACACAATTAGCTCTAGCGGACAGTCTAAAGCATCGTTTTTTGTGTATAACGTATCAAAGATTATTATCTTGACGAAGGAGCCCCTCACATCGGAGAGGGGTTTGTGCTTTCAATTGTTGAGCATTAAGCGATAACCCGGATATTGGTAGGATCGTTTCAGAATTTGGGGATGAAAAGATTCGGGAGCTTATACATCCGCCATTTCGCATCGTGTATTTAAGCGAATTGAATTCAGTCCACGCTGTGAGGGTGTGGCGTAGTGAAAGGCTACTCATGTTGCCGGAATGAGAAATATAATCGGGGTAACCCTGCATGCGGCTCCGCACAAGGCGTTTCACTTAGCATGGTGAAGCTTGATCCATCCATCATGTGAAGGTGCGCTGAAACAGGGGGGAAATACAATATTTGTCTCTTTATTTTTTCGACCTGACCAACCAAGTTTCCATTTTTTTCCCATCGTCTCTTCAGCTTCCCAGTGGTCATTGGAATGCTCCCCGTACGCCTCAACCCCAAGCGTACTGTGAGTGCCGTTGTGGTCTGCCCCCTACTTGGCACCAAAGAGCTTAACCGTCACTACACTAACCAAAAGCGAAAGAATCAATGAGACTGTCAGCATGGTCAAAAGCTGAGGCTCATCACCCAAGTGCCCCTGATCCTCTACCATAACCGCTGCCTGGATTACCAGTGATAGAAGAGCCACTACAGGGCCAGAAATTACAAATAGAGCCATGGACCGC from Gammaproteobacteria bacterium includes the following:
- a CDS encoding arginyltransferase, which translates into the protein MPRSLPLLLSPAHPCNYLANKQSSTLFIDPEIPINTTLYSQLAQQGFRRSGDHIYRPHCAACQACKAIRLTVADFQPSRQQRRTWNRNRDLTTTATTTPDRQEHLALFKRYVQTRHPNGGMDDMTGDAPFEFLQNSWEKTFFYEFRDQQGALLSVAVSDPLLDGLSAVYSYFEPNQSKRSLGVMSVLWQIEQARQMSLPYLYLGYWVQGCRKMSYKTNYQPLQWFNGEKWHALPSGICQDSCPALC
- a CDS encoding AAA family ATPase, which encodes MDDLFSSTENDNAPLADRLRPTDLDEYFGQQHLLGEGKPLRQAVESGSLHSMIFWGPPGTGKTTLARMIANRAQVLFLTLSAVLSGVKEIRASVDQAKQARVQGKGTVLFVDEVHRFNKSQQDA
- the trxB gene encoding thioredoxin-disulfide reductase; the encoded protein is MSDAKHSRLLILGSGPAGYTAAVYAARANLNPVIITGMQQGGQLTTTTDVDNWPGDHDGVMGPELMVRMQKHAERFGTEIIFDHINEVDLKSRPFTLKGDEATYSCDALIIATGASARYLGLDSEEKFKGRGVSACATCDGFFYKNKEIAVIGGGNTAVEEALYLSNIASKVTIIHRRDSFSSEKILIDKVMEKAKNGNIHIEWNSELDEVLGDEMGVTGIRIKNKEGATQDISVMGLFVAIGHSPNTAIFDGQLAMEHGYLSVKGGSEGNATQTSIEGVYAAGDVADHIYRQAITSAGTGCMAALDAERFLDSLEK
- a CDS encoding DNA translocase FtsK 4TM domain-containing protein produces the protein MRTSRRVRESALFVVGAIALYLLVSLLSYSSDDPGWSHSKQVGAIANLGGVVGAWFADLSLLLVGYLAYLVPIMVAFLAWVLFKGEVQQHRLDGRELSIRLFGFALTLGAGSGLAAMHFVVGVGSMPLGAGGILGELVSSLLISSFSFLGATLFFLALFLAGVTFFTSLSWLWLMDTIGRFALCGMSWLRFKYSDLRERFAARRVRKMREVTVKLKIEKRKDKPEVRIEPLIAPVKVSERLEKEKQVPLFNELPSVGSLPALALLDDAQPPKHVVSVESLEGLSRLVEIKLADFGIEVEVVAVTPGPVITRFELQPAPGIKVSRITGLSKDLARALSTESVRIVEVIAGKTTIGLEIPNQHREMVYLSETLQSEAYDKMSSPLTLALGKDINGQPVVADLAKMPHLLVAGTTGSGKSVAVNTMILSLLFKSTPDDVRLIMVDPKMLELSIYEGIPHLLSPVVTDMKEAANALRWCVAEMERRYKMMAKLGVRNIGGANKKIKEALAAGEPLTDPLFKPALPDVPEEAPLLETMPYIVVIIDELADMMMVVGKKVEELIARLAQKARAAGIHLILATQRPSVDVLTGLIKANVPTRIAFQVSSKIDSRTILDQMGAESLLGNGDMLYQPPGTSIPVRVHGAFVDDHEVHRVVDDLKKRGGTHYNEDILAGDTGGETIPGESYQGESEGDALYDEAVFFVTQSRKASISSVQRRLKVGYNRAANLVEEMERSGVISPPQSNGNREVLAPPPPEG
- the aat gene encoding leucyl/phenylalanyl-tRNA--protein transferase → MSDQLHIGPPFLLHQHHTIFPDPNLALTEPDGLLAVGGDLSRKRLLSAYQQGVFPWFSDQQPILWWSPDPRCVVYPQQLKVSRSMNKTLRKGEYTITLDNAFEHVMRECAAPRGDQQGTWITDEMFQAYSELHRQGDAHSAECWYQDELVGGLYGIAIGRVFFGESMFSRRSNASKAAFISLVQQLIDWGYQLIDCQLQSDHLMSLGAVVIPRATFLQQLHMHCQQQPNENAWRKK
- the lolA gene encoding outer membrane lipoprotein chaperone LolA, with product MKIIFITLLAVTPLFSTAWAGEARSQLDAFHQQVKTLQADFEQRLVSEKGEVRQHAFGKVYIQRPGQFRWNYHAPYEQMIMADHHKLTLYDVDLEQVTIKKIDDAFGQTPAVVLSGAGDLDESFNIIELEPHDGMQWVALLPRNKEGSFVRMQLGFLEGELSVMMLQDSFNQLTTITLSNVVRNKPLPAAIFEFEVPEGVDVVGDLD